In a genomic window of Sarcophilus harrisii chromosome 4, mSarHar1.11, whole genome shotgun sequence:
- the LOC100917696 gene encoding phostensin isoform X2, producing the protein MATVPDWKQQLLAKRRQEEAAVRGREQAEKDRLLQMPAWKRGLLERRRAKLGMPVGEPGPGNESIETVLSEPDEPVVLLEAIGPVHQNRFIRQERQERKQQQQQQHQGAEEQLTDRRPPECRGHISGGVEVREQRLSTSDAQEQSLVGRQSQEQRLNLRKSVDRRLGVAEVQEQSFRPAEALEWSLSPRESEERNSGLSESQKWKKSPGEGRERNVNPVEPQEQTSGGSEMGECRLNYGDHGEQRLGMTEIHKWRLNSEEVHGQSPELLEAREWRLNPREESKGRSGESRTEQRLMQRKSKENSGLLETQRCRLSPGEFQDRTPGMMEATEMRLNPVEDVEKSSQQMEIRKWRLNSGKTREWSLERSEAQGQKMVHSESGDQKLPLPGREAKEGRIGAPVEEAGVGNRMVSSHRSHYSVTSPLPPKEVGTKGLGPQEEEAAEPQPPPAVSPQPSTPPTPQPPGDLLMSRLFYGVKPGPGVGTPRRSGHTFTVNPRRSGPSGAPTPPEPQISGPGKKRYPTAEEILVLGGYLRLSRSCLAKGSPERHHKQLKISFNESALETTYQYPSESSVLEELGPEPEAPSTPDPSPSLPDEEDDEEELLLLQRELQGGLQTKALLVDESCRR; encoded by the exons ATGGCTACTGTCCCAGATTGGAAGCAACAACTACTAGCCAAGCGAAGACAAGAGGAGGCTGCTGTTCGAGGCCGGGAGCAAGCTGAGAAGGATCGACTGTTGCAGATGCCAGCCTGGAAACGAGGGCTGTTGGAGAGACGCCGTGCCAAGCTAGGAATGCCAGTTGGGGAACCAGGTCCTGGGAATGAGTCTATAGAGACAGTACTTTCTGAACCTGATGAACCTGTTGTCCTTCTAGAGGCCATTGGACCTGTCCACCAGAATCGCTTTATCCGACAAGAGCGCCAAGAGCGgaagcaacagcaacagcagcagcatcaGGGTGCCGAAGAGCAGCTTACTGATCGGAGGCCACCTGAGTGTCGAGGACATATATCTGGGGGAGTGGAAGTCCGAGAACAGAGACTCAGCACATCAGACGCTCAGGAACAGAGTCTGGTAGGAAGACAGTCTCAAGAACAGAGGCTGAACCTGAGGAAGTCTGTAGATAGGAGGCTGGGGGTAGCAGAAGTTCAAGAGCAGAGTTTTAGGCCTGCAGAGGCTTTAGAATGGAGTTTAAGTCCCAGGGAAAGTGAGGAGAGGAACTCGGGACTATCTGAGtcacaaaaatggaagaaaagtccTGGGGAGGGTCGAGAACGAAATGTGAATCCAGTAGAACCTCAAGAACAGACTTCTGGGGGGTCGGAAATGGGAGAATGTAGGTTGAACTATGGAGACCATGGAGAACAGAGGCTGGGGATGACAGAGATACATAAATGGAGGTTGAATTCCGAAGAAGTTCATGGACAGAGTCCAGAGCTATTGGAGGCTCGAGAATGGAGGTTAAACCCCAGAGAAGAAAGCAAAGGGAGATCAGGGGAATCCAGGACAGAACAGAGACTAATGCAGAGGAAATCCAAGGAAAATTCAGGACTTTTGGAGACACAAAGGTGTAGGTTAAGTCCTGGTGAGTTTCAGGATCGAACCCCAGGAATGATGGAGGCAACAGAAATGAGGTTGAATCCAGTAGAGGATGTAGAGAAGAGCTCTCAACAGATGGAAATACGGAAATGGAGACTGAACTCTGGGAAGACTCGAGAGTGGAGCCTTGAGAGATCAGAAGCTCAAGGGCAGAAGATGGTGCATTCAGAGTCTGGAGATCAGAAGTTGCCCTTGCCTGGGAGAGAAGCTAAAGAAGGGAGAATAGGGGCTCCTGTGGAGGAAGCTGGGGTTGGAAACAGGATGGTGAGCTCCCATAGAAGTCACTATTCTGTAACCTCTCCCCTCCCACCCAAGGAAGTTGGGACCAAAGGTTTAGGGCCTCAGGAAGAGGAAGCAGCAGAACCTCAGCCCCCACCGGCAGTATCTCCCCAACCTTCTACCCCACCAACTCCTCAGCCCCCAGGGGATCTGCTCATGAGTCGCCTGTTCTATGGGGTGAAACCTGGGCCTGGGGTAGGGACTCCCCGCCGCAGTGGACACACCTTCACAGTTAACCCACGAAGGTCTGGGCCCTCTGGAGCTCCTACCCCACCTGAACCCCAGATCTCTGGTCCTGGGAAGAAGCGGTACCCCACTGCTGAGGAAATACTGGTGCTTGGGGGCTACCTCCGACTCAGCCGAAGCTGCCTTGCCAAGGGGTCCCCTGAGAGACACCACAAACAG ctcaaaatttcttttaatgagtCAGCCCTGGAAACCACTTATCAGTACCCTTCTGAGAGTTCTGTGCTGGAAGAGTTGGGCCCTGAGCCTGAGGCCCCCAGTACTCCTGATCCCTCCCCATCCCTGCCAGATGAAGAGGATGATGAAGAAGAGTTGCTGCTACTGCAAAGGGAACTACAGGGAGGACTGCAGACCAAGGCTCTGCTAGTAG ATGAGTCCTGTCGCCGGTGA
- the LOC100917696 gene encoding phostensin isoform X1: MFSSLVFPLISPFSFFSSSSLSLVSPSYPLPRGLFLPLFLLVFPRKLCTTFPFSISAPLVLLTTLNHFFLLDTPSVLHLLPSSFLVPLGTMATVPDWKQQLLAKRRQEEAAVRGREQAEKDRLLQMPAWKRGLLERRRAKLGMPVGEPGPGNESIETVLSEPDEPVVLLEAIGPVHQNRFIRQERQERKQQQQQQHQGAEEQLTDRRPPECRGHISGGVEVREQRLSTSDAQEQSLVGRQSQEQRLNLRKSVDRRLGVAEVQEQSFRPAEALEWSLSPRESEERNSGLSESQKWKKSPGEGRERNVNPVEPQEQTSGGSEMGECRLNYGDHGEQRLGMTEIHKWRLNSEEVHGQSPELLEAREWRLNPREESKGRSGESRTEQRLMQRKSKENSGLLETQRCRLSPGEFQDRTPGMMEATEMRLNPVEDVEKSSQQMEIRKWRLNSGKTREWSLERSEAQGQKMVHSESGDQKLPLPGREAKEGRIGAPVEEAGVGNRMVSSHRSHYSVTSPLPPKEVGTKGLGPQEEEAAEPQPPPAVSPQPSTPPTPQPPGDLLMSRLFYGVKPGPGVGTPRRSGHTFTVNPRRSGPSGAPTPPEPQISGPGKKRYPTAEEILVLGGYLRLSRSCLAKGSPERHHKQLKISFNESALETTYQYPSESSVLEELGPEPEAPSTPDPSPSLPDEEDDEEELLLLQRELQGGLQTKALLVDESCRR; the protein is encoded by the exons ATGTTCAGTTCCTTGGTATTTCCTctaatttctccattttcatttttttctagcagtTCTCTCTCCTTAGTCTCTCCATCTTACCCTCTTCCCAGAGggttatttcttcctttattcctcctTGTATTCCCACGCAAACTCTGTACCAcatttcccttctccatttctGCCCCATTGGTACTCCTTACAACTCTAAACCACTTCTTTCTTCTTGACACTCCCTCAGtgctccatctcctcccctccaGTTTTCTTGTCCCACTTGGGACCATGGCTACTGTCCCAGATTGGAAGCAACAACTACTAGCCAAGCGAAGACAAGAGGAGGCTGCTGTTCGAGGCCGGGAGCAAGCTGAGAAGGATCGACTGTTGCAGATGCCAGCCTGGAAACGAGGGCTGTTGGAGAGACGCCGTGCCAAGCTAGGAATGCCAGTTGGGGAACCAGGTCCTGGGAATGAGTCTATAGAGACAGTACTTTCTGAACCTGATGAACCTGTTGTCCTTCTAGAGGCCATTGGACCTGTCCACCAGAATCGCTTTATCCGACAAGAGCGCCAAGAGCGgaagcaacagcaacagcagcagcatcaGGGTGCCGAAGAGCAGCTTACTGATCGGAGGCCACCTGAGTGTCGAGGACATATATCTGGGGGAGTGGAAGTCCGAGAACAGAGACTCAGCACATCAGACGCTCAGGAACAGAGTCTGGTAGGAAGACAGTCTCAAGAACAGAGGCTGAACCTGAGGAAGTCTGTAGATAGGAGGCTGGGGGTAGCAGAAGTTCAAGAGCAGAGTTTTAGGCCTGCAGAGGCTTTAGAATGGAGTTTAAGTCCCAGGGAAAGTGAGGAGAGGAACTCGGGACTATCTGAGtcacaaaaatggaagaaaagtccTGGGGAGGGTCGAGAACGAAATGTGAATCCAGTAGAACCTCAAGAACAGACTTCTGGGGGGTCGGAAATGGGAGAATGTAGGTTGAACTATGGAGACCATGGAGAACAGAGGCTGGGGATGACAGAGATACATAAATGGAGGTTGAATTCCGAAGAAGTTCATGGACAGAGTCCAGAGCTATTGGAGGCTCGAGAATGGAGGTTAAACCCCAGAGAAGAAAGCAAAGGGAGATCAGGGGAATCCAGGACAGAACAGAGACTAATGCAGAGGAAATCCAAGGAAAATTCAGGACTTTTGGAGACACAAAGGTGTAGGTTAAGTCCTGGTGAGTTTCAGGATCGAACCCCAGGAATGATGGAGGCAACAGAAATGAGGTTGAATCCAGTAGAGGATGTAGAGAAGAGCTCTCAACAGATGGAAATACGGAAATGGAGACTGAACTCTGGGAAGACTCGAGAGTGGAGCCTTGAGAGATCAGAAGCTCAAGGGCAGAAGATGGTGCATTCAGAGTCTGGAGATCAGAAGTTGCCCTTGCCTGGGAGAGAAGCTAAAGAAGGGAGAATAGGGGCTCCTGTGGAGGAAGCTGGGGTTGGAAACAGGATGGTGAGCTCCCATAGAAGTCACTATTCTGTAACCTCTCCCCTCCCACCCAAGGAAGTTGGGACCAAAGGTTTAGGGCCTCAGGAAGAGGAAGCAGCAGAACCTCAGCCCCCACCGGCAGTATCTCCCCAACCTTCTACCCCACCAACTCCTCAGCCCCCAGGGGATCTGCTCATGAGTCGCCTGTTCTATGGGGTGAAACCTGGGCCTGGGGTAGGGACTCCCCGCCGCAGTGGACACACCTTCACAGTTAACCCACGAAGGTCTGGGCCCTCTGGAGCTCCTACCCCACCTGAACCCCAGATCTCTGGTCCTGGGAAGAAGCGGTACCCCACTGCTGAGGAAATACTGGTGCTTGGGGGCTACCTCCGACTCAGCCGAAGCTGCCTTGCCAAGGGGTCCCCTGAGAGACACCACAAACAG ctcaaaatttcttttaatgagtCAGCCCTGGAAACCACTTATCAGTACCCTTCTGAGAGTTCTGTGCTGGAAGAGTTGGGCCCTGAGCCTGAGGCCCCCAGTACTCCTGATCCCTCCCCATCCCTGCCAGATGAAGAGGATGATGAAGAAGAGTTGCTGCTACTGCAAAGGGAACTACAGGGAGGACTGCAGACCAAGGCTCTGCTAGTAG ATGAGTCCTGTCGCCGGTGA